DNA sequence from the Malus domestica chromosome 06, GDT2T_hap1 genome:
ATCCATTATCTTAACGAATTATTAACAAGTCAGATCATTTTTACCCAATATTTTGGTGTCACACCATCTCTCTTCCCCTCCCGCCCCTCGTTTTTTTTATTCTGACAATTCCAAAGCTTCCTCAGCGGAGTCATCAACAGAAAATTCCAAAGCTTCCTCAGCGGAGTCATCAACAGAAGAGGGGGAGagtttgaaaaacccaaaaaccccaTCCATCTCAAAAACCTCCAAAAACCCCCAGCTTTCGGTTTCTATCACCCCAAAAAAAGCCAAGATCTTTAggtctctcactctctctcatgtCTCATCTGCTATTAAATGATCTTTTTCTCAGTCTCCTCTAATTGCTCCTCTTTTTCCCATCTTTTTTTAACTTCTGATGCATTTCGTTTACACCGCCATTTTTAACTTTCTCTGTCAttacccaaaagaaaaatgaaaaaccccaaaaacttcataattttgattaattttcgTACCAATCTCTGGAACAAAAGGACAACAATGCAAACATAAGCCTTGACAatttatgtatatttttttctttccaatttttcaatatttgatGGCAGCTGCAGCAACCCCAACAACAACTACTAGTAGCGCTAACATTACTGACCTCCATTCCCACACGAACCCAAGCAAAACCAGAGCTAAACACCGCAGGTGCCGCGACTCCACTAACCTATCTTCCCCAcctgccgccgccgccgccgccgccgcacCACCCAACCCTGCTCGAAAGCTCGGCCCGCCCACCATTGTCTCATCCGAGAACACCTGGTGCTGTTTCGCCTCAAAAGACTCGAAACCCATCTCCGCCAAGCCACGCCTGGCGCAACCCATTAACCCTGATCATATACCCGACCCGGTTCAGACATACCCATCTGGGAAATCGCCTTCTTCTTCGCCGTCCTCGTTCCGGATCCGATTCGCTCCGGGTAGTCGCTCTCCGGTCATGGATTTTACTCCGGCGTTGACAAATGGCCATTCTGGTCAAAGAGATTCGTTTAATTCCGGCTTCAGCAGGTTCAATTCAATGCTCACGGCCGGGTTATTAAACCCCATGTCGCCGCCGCCGCAATCCGATAAGACGACCCTGTCCGAAATAATGGCTAACGAGCCGGAAATGGCCCAACCGAGATTCCCGATCCACCAGAACGGCGTCGGTTCGTCAAGCGGGCGCAAAACCCATGTGGGTTTGGTTCAGGACAAGCAGGCGTTGATGATGCAGCGGGTTTCCGATCTGCTGACGGAGAATCGGAGCCCCGGGAACCAGTTCAACGACCCGTCGAGCAGTGACATTAAGCTCACTCTTAGCTCCAAAGATGGGTTCAGCGTCTCGATGAATGTGCACCGTCAGATACTCGTCGCGCACAGTCGATTCTTCGCGGTGAAGCTCTCGGAGAGGTGGGTCAAGCAACAGAGGATGACGCTGTCGTCGTCGCCGCCGTACAATGTGGAGATTGCAGACTGTGATGACGTGGAGGTTTATATCGAGGCCTTGAGGTTGATGTACTGTAAGGATCTGAGGAGGTGGCTGATGAAGGAGGATGTTCCTAAAGTGCTTGGAATTTTGAAGGTAAAGTTGGAATTTttatggtttttgttttttaagtttCTATTTTTCTGTGGTGTAATTACAGCTAACGATTGATTGCTTAGAAAGTGTAGCTAGGTAGATAATTAGAATGGAAATAGATTAAAATCCATTTTTTCGATTCGAAAAAAAACCCAGTTGTTcgaattcaatttttgtttgttctttcttaattttgaCTTTGGATTAGTTATAGCAAGCAAAAAAGGAAATGCAGGTTATGGGAATGATGGCATTGTGGGTGTTCTGTGTGCTTTAGGTTTCGGCAGCAATTGGATTCGATGCGGGTGTTTTATCTTGTTTAGAATACTTAGAAGCTGCCCCATGGGCTGAGGATGAAGAGGAGAAGGTGGCATCACTCATGTTTGAGCTCCGCCTCGAAGGCACTGGAGCAGGGGAAGTACTCAAGAGGATCTCTGTCGAAGTTGCCAATGGGGCTGAAGAGGGTAACGACAATGAAGAAGTTCTTGTAAAGCTTCTGCATGTGGTTCTTGAAGGCAAAGATGAGAAGGCAAGACGTGAGATGAAAGGATTGGTATCAAAGATGCTTCGTGAGAATTCATCTCATAATGATCTCCGGAAAGAGTCCTTGTACTCGGCTTGTGATGGGTGTTTGCAATTGCTTCGCCACCATTTTTCTCGGGCAGCAGAGTCAGACTTGCAAGACGTGGGTCAGATTGCAAGGCAAGCGGATAATTTGCATTGGATTTTGGATATTTTGATTGACAGACAAATGGCTGAAGAGTTCTTGGCAACATGGGCATCGCAAACTGAATTGTCTGAGGCGCATTCTAAAGTGGCTGCGGTTCATAGATACGAGATTAGCAGGGTTACTGCTCGTCTCTTTGTCGGGCTGGGAAAGGGGCAGCTATTGGTTTCCAAGGATGTGAGGTTCTTGCTTTTACGTACGTGGTTGGTCCCTTTTTACGATGATTTTGCTTGGATGAGGAGGGCGTCGAAGGGCCTGGACAGGCACTCAATTGAGGATGGTCTAAGTAACACAATCCTCACCCTGCCTTTAGCATGGCAGCAGGAAATTTTGCTGGCTTGGTTTAATCGGTTCTTGAACTCCGGTGAAGATTGCCCTAATATACAAAGAGGATTTGAAGTTTGGTGGAGGAGGGCCTTTTGGAGGCGGAATGGCGAGCAGGAAAGACCACGGCCATTACGGACTACAACTGCAACCATGGAGAACTCATAGAACTTAACAATTACACAATGCCGGAAAAATGGTGCCCTTACGTCTGTCTCGTGCTCTCTCTTTACCTTGTTCCGATGGCTATACTCTCATTTGTTCTTAATTTTGGTTATCTTTTGATCTTCTTAATTTCGAAACCAAGGCGGGAAGCCCCTTATGGCGTATTTGGCTTTCAGGTTGGTGCATGATGTAATAGTTTGACTGGATGTACCTAAAGGTTTAGTTTGGGAAGATGATCGTGTTCATATTTTTTGGGATAAAATTCGGAAAttgctttgttttgtttggtttcgTACTTATTTTGGACCTCTGCTCTCTCACtccaatttgtttgtttgtttgtgtttttttttttaacaaacgatattattcaTTGCTTATACTCTTAGCTCAGTTACATAGAGTATTTATAAAACTAAGAAGTATGAAATTTAGaggtattttgtttttttgtttgataaaCTCGTCTTATTAAGGTCCAGTCTCGAGTTCGGGGCAAAACATGTTAACGGGATACAAAATataatcatattaaaatttggataGTATTATTCACACATAAACCGCAGAGTTTGAAGCCTCGATAAAAGTTTGAGAAAAGGGCCGCCAGCTATGCATGTAAATTGTAGGGAAAGTTGATTGACCTCTTTTTAATTAAGCAAAGTTTGATTGACATAATCCTAGTATCATAAGATTATAAAATGAGCATGTAAAAGAGTCAATATCCACTCGCAAGAATGTGTGACAATTCACGCATGCGGCAAGAAGTTAATTATATATAGAAAGATAAGACAAAAAGGATGAAATTTTCGTAATTTCAAAATTGCCCGTCCCTTTGTCTAACCATTGAAGAAGATAATTAAGAAACATAATGGCTTATACtatgttaattttatttttatgtttgggtaaaaaaatgttaattttgttttcattatcCGATGACATGCTTTTATTCAACATTTCAAGTCTACTACATGAAAACAGGATACAGCTGCTTCCATATGTGTGTTTGATGTAATTTCTACCGGAATAATTAATCACCCTATAAAGTTTCTTAGGAGTGAAAAATATAGTCTTAAGATAAGCGACAGAtctttagattcgattctcgtcatttagtattacggtctagtggtattcatcttcacttgtaagtaagaggtcctaggttcgattatcgccaaatgcaaatttgaatcatattattgctagcccattgtgaagcTTAGCCCACTCCCCCACCCCTTAAACCATCTCCAAACCATGAGATAAAAGTTAAAATATAAGCCTTAAAACCCCCCCTcccaaaccatctccaaccattgGGCTAAAATAAGCCTTACATCCCCttgttggagatggtcttagtgtAGATAGTACCTTTTGTTCAAAAGATACTATGTAACATTTAAGAATGATCATTGTGCTCAACAAGGGGATGTAGCTCAGATGGTAGAGCGCTCGCTTAGCATGCGAGAGGTATGGGGATCGATACCCCACTTCTCCATTTTTTCTATCatattttttccatttttcccAATCAAATCAGCAAAACTGCGGCCCACTGACAGACATTATTAAAAGCAAATTCCAATCAACTCAACTTCTGTAACCGGTTTGCTTCCTTTGTCATGTTTGATTCCCACAATTTCATAATATCAACGCTAATCGTGTTTcatatttacaaattttttgtGTTCTTGCTTGAACTTCTTTGCAAAGATTGAAGCTCTACAGAATTTGTTCTTTACCACCACATCAAAGTGAAAGGAGAAAAAATAAAGTTGGTGTGGGAAAACAACATGGAAGTTTACTTGCAATTCCATATACCAAAGAATATCTACAGCAGTTAGTATATCATCTAGGGTGTTGTTGATTTTTTCATGTATCAGCTCCAAGGCTAACAGCTGCGCGATTACCATCATCGTCACCATCAGCGAagtgggtgaagaaggaatttaGCATCGGGCAATCGTAGTTCAGCTCCCCGGGTTTTGCATACTTTTGCCTTAAATCAGAAACCAACAAGGTAACCAAAATTCAGGGTTAGAGTACTAAATAGAAGTACTGAGAACTCACTGTAAGCaacttgtgaaaaaaaaatgaaaagatttGGCTTTCTAGATTTTACCATTCTTGATCAACGAGCATTTCATCTGTCATTCCAAACTGTCTTAGCTCCTCTTCTGTGTGGTGCATTAACAAGCTGTACCTGCAGATATTAGAGAGTGCGAAATGGAAAATGCAACGGATTCAGATTACTTTCCTCTGCTACGGAAAACAGATTTCTCTGTCTATGTTAGGATAGTTGGCCAGGGCAGTGTCCCCGCCTCGTTGCTGTTAATTTGAATTCGCCTCTTTGTAGGTAGTATTGGTTCAGAATATCGTCTTGTCACAAACATAGATTTCTATTTTCTACAATGCAGTAGAGGAGTAATACCTTCCACCATAGCCTCTTTCCATGACAACCATGCCTCCATTGCCAAAGTTATTCAGCCTCTCAAATTGCTCCACCGTCCATTTGTACCATCTCATGAGGAACACTCTAAGCGTTAGACCATGTGAAACTAGCACCAAGTTGATGTTTGGATTTCTCTCGCCTGGTGGCTGAAATCGTCCTATATCGATATCCGATCTCAGTGTTTCTCTAAATCCTGCTCAAGTCAAGTACACTTCATTGTCTCAAAACTTCTTGGCTGAATTCAAAGTGATCAGTAAGTGAAAAACTACATGGAAACTATACCTGTAATCCTATCATAAACATCAGCTGCAGATTCCCCATTCGGAAACCGATAAAAGAAACGACCATAAAGCATGCGAATCGCTTTCTCTACTCTCATCTTCTCCCTATCCTGAAAATTCCCTTTTCATGGGAGAATGTCACAAAATCCATATCACTTCAAATTTCATGGAAAAAGAGATAAAAATAGATACTAGGGGCACATACCGAAATCCTGCTCTCTAAGCCGAGGCTCTACTCTCATGCCGGCGATTCTTGAGCGCTCAAATGCTCTACCCAAACCCTTCAATGTTTCGACTGTCCTTCTATAAGGAGACACATAAAAGTAGACCTTCCAATTATGCGCTTTGTCCCCCTCAATCATCTCCCTTATCCTCCTCCCACAATCCTCAGCATCAACCAACCCTTTCTCTGTCAGTCCAATCTTTGGATCAGAAATTCTTGTATAAGCACTCTCATCTACATTTCCTTCACTCTGCCCATGTCGAACCAAGATTATCCGGCGAGGCCTAGGAGGTGGAGATTTCGAACTACTAGCTGACCTTCCATGCAAATGCTTTTCGGGAAAACTAGACAACCCATTATCAGAATGCTCAACTGTCCCATTATGGTTCACACGGCATTGGATTGTGTTGAAACTAAGCACCCCATTTTCTAGCGGCTTACGTTTGGGTGAATCCGACGGAAGTGTGAGAGAAAGATTTGAATTTCTTGGAAAGCAAGAATTGTAACACAAGGAAGCAGAGAAGCAAAATTGAGCCATTGCCATGACAACTAATTTCTTGCTTGCAAATTCCAGGCAAGTAGACCTCTGAGCCTCAAAATGTCAAATAAAACAGTTTTGGACTTTTATTCTGAGAAATGATAAccgcacacttttttttttttttttttttcctgaaaaaACCATctgttatcatttttttttttttttttttaccgaggaggtttcatgctttcccatcTAGCAATGTCAATCAAATGCAAATTTTCAAAGTGCTTCATGTACTTGTGTTTTATGTGGTGCAGATGGGGAGGGGACCCTTTGCATGTTTTTGTCTTTGTACTGGAGGGGACCAATGTGCATAGTGCCTCCAGTTTACATGTCTTCTGGGATGAGTTTTTGATGACTAGTGTTAGTCATGATTAAGGTTGCACATAAAACGGTATATCCTTTTTTATTCTTGAAAATTTAGAGGTGAaggaaagattttttttttgaaatgtcatatgaactttacgtattttttttaatttaatatatgaaCTAATATTTTAAGTGATTGGTAGTATTAATTTTCTGAAATTATTAATATATCATCTTACTCTAACTCCGTTACTCATTCTATCCAAAATAAATTTGTGCTCATGGTTATTTCGAACTTTTGGCCCCCTTTtcacattattttttatttctttacttttatacaaaaatatatgTACATTAAGAGTTGggaaataaattggttttgaacTTTTAATCTCCTTTTTACAAGTTATCTACTTCTCTTAGCACGAACCTAAAAATTTTTGCcaataaaaaaacatatcaaATTTGTTTCAAAAACTTATGGTgaactactaaaaaaaatacattaggCTCACTAACATGGAGTTTAACAAACTTTGAGAATTCAATGTGATCAATCATGTCCattaaagaaaagggaattgaaatgttcaaaataccctttgaaaataaattatgtGCCAGGTACATGGCTTATTTTAGatgaaaattttaacgaaattAGAGTGATATGACAaattaattatttcataaaattGATATGACAATTGCTTAAATTTGgtttatttaaaaagaaaaatgtataAGATCATATAACATTTCAAAAAATTTACCATCATGAAAAAATGAAATCAGCGTAATGTACTATTTTGCTAGTAAGAGGCGATTGGGCCGATGGCATGCAAGAACATTAGTCCAGCTTAGGAACAATTAAACGAGCCACAAATTGGCATGTCTATACAAGGTTTTGGACTCGAGTTTTGAGACTACTTTTTTCATGTCAAGCCCATGCTTaatggaaaaaaaatgtaaacatAGTAGACTAGCCCAATTTTTAACTTATTTTTAGGCTGCATTATCATGTCAATAACATTATGATTCTGTTTGGTAGACTGGATAAGATAGGTTGTGATCAATTAAAATGGACTTAAGTCCAGTTCATTATTTGTGTATTAAAATGTGAGATAGACAGGACCAGACATGATGGGTTTTAAATCCACAAAAGAATGGGTTATCTAACATATCATTATACATGAGTTACATGTCCTGTTTTACAAGTATCTTCCAATCCAATCAGCTCAATCTCCTTTAACCCACCAAACGAGCCCTACATGTatctgtttgggttaatatttaacttTGGACTTAAAGGGAAGGAAGCTCAAAAGAGCACAATAGAGGAGATTTTGCTCGAGGCCCAGAGTCAAGCCCAAATACCTGTCTCAAGACCATATGACAGCTCCccattaaatgcaaaggttaggTGCTTACAAGGGAAGTGACAACCAATGGAAATCAACCAACTCtcggcccaaaagcacttttccgTATGGCAAAACATGTAAAAATTCTGATGACTCATTACCCTCCAGTTGCTTTCGGGCAAGAGAAGAAGCAGCACAGTCGGGCTAATTTGCCTTTAAATAAGGGAAGAGGGCCCAGAGACaaagacactcaaccaatcaaataaacaaacatacaacttgCCTCTCAGTCAAGCAAATATCCAGAAAGTTATGCTTTGTCCAGATTCTGCACCCTTTTAGCTTTAGACTTCCCTTAGAaagacatcttttgtctatgtaaaagctctgctacctttttcaaatgttgtagtatcgattctcttGTGTAAACCCATTTACCTTTCATCCCTCTTTCAGTATCTAACCCTTTAGAACTACAACAAAGAGATTGCTATACAttcaaccttgcccgacaaggtgaaatcttgcccgcctctctttattttgtctttcaatTAATAGATATATTGTTATAATGTATTCCCCAGTACATATTCAAGTCGTTTCTAGTCTTTTGGTGATCCACAGTTCCATTAGTTCTCAGATCTGGTTCATTTACTGGTTCTATGGTCATAAGAAGATTAAAAGTAATTAAAACTGATGACTTGATCAGATTTTGATCTCCGCCCTTTAAGCATACAAGATAaagaactaaaagtccttgatctcaaggcacataaaagaacttaatgtagacttaacccatctacgacaatcctttgataacaagaaatcataataacttggggcacaagtaatcggcttaaacacacttgttctacatctgccatacagagatggcagtggcacaccttagcacttagttagttttgattgcgagcctaaagactacacctaaggccccacaaaggcacatttcagaactaactttgtccTCCTCTTGCAGCATCTCAGCAAGCCAGAGCCCGACaatcaaccaaagtgccaactcctcggggagctgtgtgctcgagccAGGGACCCTTCCTCACGAGATTTCCTGCCCGAACAGTATCAAGGATAAATCTTAAGTTATGGATAGCAACTAAGTGGTAGATACAATATCTTATTTGTTACAGTAAGATTCACAATGAAAATGAGACTCAACATGAATAATTAATCAAAAAATTTGTGACATAAATTAGTATGATCTCTTTCGATGCTCTTTGTGTTTCCTGACGTTAAAGATTTTGCAATTGAAGGGTCAACAGTAGTTAGAGAGATGCGGTGCACAGTTCTGTGTATGACAACAATTCTTAAGAGGTAATTAGTTTAAATTcatcttgtcataagaaaaaGTTGGTGATGTTTAAGTCGGTGCTGCCTGTAGTTTGCGTGTGTGTGCaagtatattatatattattgtcAGTCAAATGCTGAAATTGTTGGGCTAGAAGTTTGATTAGCACCAACCATTTACATGCATGTTTCTAGCGACTCTGGAAACCCAAGTTGATGTTTGTTGGcgatttttaaaaccctaaatccaATTCTTTAGTCAACACAAAGACATATTATACCTTTATGAGATTAGGTATGAGGTCCTAATCTATAGCTAGTTGTTAAGCAAGCATAATCTCCTATTAACCATATattaattactatttatttatttatttttgtgcgGATATTTATCACTAATTCAATATATGGTAGACTACGAATTTCATAATTATAAACTATACTAAACTTGGTCAGTCCATGGAAATAATTAAAGTATGAATCGACTACAATAATTCATCGACATTGGGCATAATCCTATGAAACCCTTGAAAGTTTGGCCTAGGTTGTCCTCCACACTATATCTCTTGACCTTTTTCAGAACGCTATGGGGATAACGTATATTACAACTACGAGACTAATCCACAATTGGTTTCTTGTCCTTGTCAAGACAAAAAAATAGTTCCCTATCTATTTTTCTTGGTAATAAATCAAAGGGTTGGGACTTGGGAGGTTAATTAGAAGAAACAACAACAGGAAAGTCTTATCCCATTAAGTGAGGTCGGTTGTATGAATTCTAGAACGTTACTGCGCTCAATTTTACGCTAAGTTTTCTATTAGATCTAAGTACtccatgttttttttaagtCTCTTTCCAATCTTCCTAATTAAGTCTTCTTTTACCCCTTTTGCCCCCGAGCATCTATCTTGTAATCACATTTTCTAACCAAAATATGTGTATAGATCTTCGATTCATATGTCATAACCATCTTAACCAATTTTTCTCTCATATTATCTTCAATTGAGAACACTCCTACTTTATCTacaatgagaagaagaaaaaaaggaccTATCTTCTTATTGTTTTCTATAAATTCTTGCATTTTATCAATTTTGATTTTTGGGTTAATTTTGTCTTCTAATACGCAAGCTGTGTTTTATAGGTCTTCCATGCGTAAAAGTTTGCATTGGAAACCTCTAATATATTATGGTAAAACACCAAAGCAATCAACCtttccaaattttaataatctTATAGGATCATCCATGACCGTGTACGTATATGATAAACCCCTTCTGGAAAAATCTATGGCTTTTCTTATTTGCTAAGAGTCTAAGACCGATGCTCGTTgacaaagatttttttttttcgattatTTAGAGGAACTTAGCATGTACAAGTAGGAAGAAACAAGAACTTTCCATTTGAATCCCATCTTAGTAAGCAATGAatagataatatatatatatataagattgaCCCCTTGGGATTTTGACAAAATGCTTATGTAGACGGTAATGGATATTTTACATTTACGTACGAAAGAGGGTAGTAACCatctaagatattttattatgaatCAACAGAATGGGGAAAAAGTCACTAGAACAAGAGGCAGCTAATTAGTATTAACACAGAAGAATAGATGACAGAGttgagaaaggagagagagagagagagagagagagagagagagagagagagagagagagagagagagagagagagagagagagaaagattgtATTACTACTTTCAGAGAATATTACGATTCTTTATTACACAAATGAAAGCCCTATTACTTCTTATATATCCACAAGAACTAATTACAACAGTACCCTTCTACCTGTACTAGCTAACTCATCTTCTAGATAATGCCATGTGGCAATTCTGTTATATTGGTTATTAATTGGTAAAAGTATAATATATATCAAATAGAAAGAAAAGTACTTCAAAATGCTATAGTTGTTATTAAAAATGGgatgaattaaaattttattacaaaaatatAGTGATTAAGGGAATTGATAGACCCTTTATTTTACTTACTAACCAATTTGTGATTGAACTCAGTGCGTATTACAGATAGCTAGATCCTCCTAATTAATTAGAGTTGTTAAGACCTTCcagccaaaataaaaaatgccaATACCTTAATTCAAGCAGCCCACTTGCGTTAAATACTAACATATATTTGATTATGTTAATAAAAAATGGATTATTAAAGACCCATAAAAGAGTGCCTTTCATTATATTTGTACAAAAAAAGCTAATTAATTAAGCTtaatttcatttcaatataatCATGCATCCAATGACAATGGTAGCTAGCATTGCAAGGTCTTTTCAGAAACTTCTTGTGATTGCCAACCTATTAATTAAATGGATTTGAATATCCGAGATGCATACATGCATGCAAGCTAAATTAACTTATTAGTGAGATTCAGCTCGACGATCAACAACATAAGGCTGGaaagataaaacgaaacaagtCTCTCTACATGTTCAGAGACAGATGCACAATAGACAACAAGCTAAATGCCATTTACTTCTTTAGGGTTTTGTCATTTATATTGACTTTAGTCTTGTTGCTGACTCATCTTTCTTGCAATAATTAAATTAGaaaagtatatatataatggggttaattaattaatatatcctcttcttcctctttaatttttgtcaaGTTTATGATATCTTAGACGTGTGTGGATTTTAGAGATAATTCTCTATTTGTGTTTGCTTGTTAATGGCGTGTCTTGATGTGTACTTAAAATTGTTCATAGGCTACAGTTCATGTAACACTGTATTTGAAAGcaagtacaattttttttaaagaatgcGTAGAGATTTTCATTGATCATAACGGATGTGGGCATCAAATGAATACTTTctctttgattaattttttagtcTTGAGATAACTTTGTATAAACTCTTACATAGCTATCACATGAGCAATCTGCTGTATAGACGATAAATGCAACAGACTTAGTATTAGTGAGTACACATAAACCAATGCAAGAATAGTAGAGTCACAAACAAGTCGCCTAAAGCGATACAACACCAACCCACTAAGCGGAACAACCCAAAGCATCACAAACAAGTCGCCTAAAGCGATACAACACCAACCCACTAAGCGGAACAACCCAAAGCAAATGAAAAATTGGATGATATAACATTGGGTAGATTTTTATCTGAGAGAAACTACATTTCATATGACATTAGGGTAGGACAAAAAGGTGATATAATTCAAGTTCAAATATGCGGAACTGGATCTtctcctgagctcaggatgAGGATCTTCATGAGCAACCTATCCAGAGAGTTTAAACTTAATCCAAtgattacaattattataatttttagagaaattttttatttgaagccattaaattaaatttgaacgaCTCGGATGAACTACTCAGAAGAATCTCATCCCAAGGCTAGCAAGCATTTGAGGGCATGATTGCTTATTCTTCCACAGGTTTGAAAGTCAATGAAAACTTGGCAAGTTCACAGGGTTTGGTACTTTTTGTAAGACTTGGACTTGAAAATTCTCCTATGATGTTCGATCTGCATGCAGTCAAACCATGCAGATTGAAAAGCTGATTGATCATTAATTGGTCTTTGacgatttttttgtttttctaaaaaaaaatgctatagagtttaaattttaaaattgtatATCATAGATCACATGATTGAAtgatttaaacaaaaaattcaataatCAACTATCACATTATATAGCCTACAAAACATGGCTCGAATAATAATCTCTCTATTATCACTGTTTTTCTTCTGCAAGCTTTAGGAATGTGAACAAATTCTAGCTTGGGACAGcaagaagtttttttttgcCTTGTACGGCTGAATGCTTAATGTTTTGTTCAAACCATATTTTCTTGGTGTCAGAAAGGTTTTAAAATACAGAAGAATATGTATGACGATTTTTTTACAACTGCAATACAACATGACATGCGGACGTGGTGTGATTGGCTCTATATTTACAGTGCCATATCGACATAATACCAAATGATGACATGCCAAGGTGTGCGACGAGTTTATTACAACTCACGAATgatctatttttttctttggtgAACTAGAAATCACATTATTTGAACAAAGATGCCATAAACTTACAAATGAAGCCT
Encoded proteins:
- the LOC114825662 gene encoding BTB/POZ domain-containing protein At1g63850-like produces the protein MYIFFFPIFQYLMAAAATPTTTTSSANITDLHSHTNPSKTRAKHRRCRDSTNLSSPPAAAAAAAAPPNPARKLGPPTIVSSENTWCCFASKDSKPISAKPRLAQPINPDHIPDPVQTYPSGKSPSSSPSSFRIRFAPGSRSPVMDFTPALTNGHSGQRDSFNSGFSRFNSMLTAGLLNPMSPPPQSDKTTLSEIMANEPEMAQPRFPIHQNGVGSSSGRKTHVGLVQDKQALMMQRVSDLLTENRSPGNQFNDPSSSDIKLTLSSKDGFSVSMNVHRQILVAHSRFFAVKLSERWVKQQRMTLSSSPPYNVEIADCDDVEVYIEALRLMYCKDLRRWLMKEDVPKVLGILKVSAAIGFDAGVLSCLEYLEAAPWAEDEEEKVASLMFELRLEGTGAGEVLKRISVEVANGAEEGNDNEEVLVKLLHVVLEGKDEKARREMKGLVSKMLRENSSHNDLRKESLYSACDGCLQLLRHHFSRAAESDLQDVGQIARQADNLHWILDILIDRQMAEEFLATWASQTELSEAHSKVAAVHRYEISRVTARLFVGLGKGQLLVSKDVRFLLLRTWLVPFYDDFAWMRRASKGLDRHSIEDGLSNTILTLPLAWQQEILLAWFNRFLNSGEDCPNIQRGFEVWWRRAFWRRNGEQERPRPLRTTTATMENS
- the LOC114825663 gene encoding phosphoglycerate mutase-like protein AT74H → MAMAQFCFSASLCYNSCFPRNSNLSLTLPSDSPKRKPLENGVLSFNTIQCRVNHNGTVEHSDNGLSSFPEKHLHGRSASSSKSPPPRPRRIILVRHGQSEGNVDESAYTRISDPKIGLTEKGLVDAEDCGRRIREMIEGDKAHNWKVYFYVSPYRRTVETLKGLGRAFERSRIAGMRVEPRLREQDFGNFQDREKMRVEKAIRMLYGRFFYRFPNGESAADVYDRITGFRETLRSDIDIGRFQPPGERNPNINLVLVSHGLTLRVFLMRWYKWTVEQFERLNNFGNGGMVVMERGYGGRYSLLMHHTEEELRQFGMTDEMLVDQEWQKYAKPGELNYDCPMLNSFFTHFADGDDDGNRAAVSLGADT